Proteins from a single region of Nitrospirota bacterium:
- a CDS encoding diguanylate cyclase, producing the protein MLNVFLMGAGDKGTQLLDQFLNLDWVKVIGISDIKSSAPGLFVAEENGIPVFIEDSLDYLEKLDIDLVFDLTEDPAIASNLLNMTNGKFNIATGETAALFMNLIRQENKQKEEIKESLEEHQILAEVALKLSEAETSDNIFETIVNGGMNLAGVPAASLSIYNDSKDELFLVYAKGFSTEFYQHAIDLVRTGGLTEHVLSKKEPFVVSNVEENPSFNNSLLIKEGVKSLIGVPLAAQDGPMGILFLDDFKPREFSQSCLDILKLLASRATLAIQKQQALEKLKTLSIRDPLTGLYNRRYFMEILTLEIDRALRLNHPLSAIIFDIDHFKKINDKFGHLAGDRVIQSLARLFKSSVRKYDTFARFGGDEFLILLPDADGTAAMKLCERLKSSISNAKLLPDDSAVTCSFGIHTLSESETKKTTPDEFLHHADTALYESKQNGRNKISFSPNNKLKGLIIKDQKNRRPGITRIIPRNSSDR; encoded by the coding sequence ATGTTAAACGTATTTTTGATGGGTGCCGGAGATAAGGGAACCCAATTATTAGACCAGTTCCTGAATCTTGATTGGGTGAAGGTGATAGGAATTTCCGATATTAAATCCTCTGCTCCAGGCCTGTTCGTTGCCGAGGAAAATGGCATTCCTGTTTTTATTGAAGATTCATTAGATTATTTGGAAAAACTGGATATCGATCTGGTTTTTGATCTTACAGAAGATCCCGCCATAGCATCCAATCTCTTGAATATGACAAACGGTAAATTCAACATTGCTACGGGCGAAACTGCCGCCCTTTTCATGAATTTGATTCGTCAGGAAAACAAACAAAAAGAGGAAATAAAGGAATCGCTTGAAGAACATCAGATTCTAGCCGAAGTCGCGCTTAAACTTTCCGAAGCTGAAACTTCCGACAATATATTCGAGACCATCGTAAACGGAGGAATGAATCTGGCAGGGGTTCCGGCGGCCTCTTTATCGATTTATAACGATTCAAAAGATGAATTATTTTTAGTCTACGCAAAGGGTTTTTCAACTGAATTCTATCAACATGCCATTGACCTGGTCCGGACAGGAGGTCTGACAGAACATGTTCTGTCCAAGAAAGAACCTTTTGTCGTGTCCAATGTGGAAGAGAACCCGTCCTTTAACAACTCCTTGTTAATAAAGGAAGGGGTAAAATCTCTTATCGGTGTTCCGTTAGCAGCCCAGGATGGTCCAATGGGGATCCTTTTTCTTGACGACTTTAAACCCCGTGAATTCTCGCAATCTTGCCTTGATATCTTAAAGCTTTTGGCCTCAAGAGCGACCTTAGCGATTCAAAAACAGCAAGCATTGGAAAAGTTAAAGACCCTCTCGATTCGCGATCCGCTAACCGGTTTGTATAATCGAAGATATTTTATGGAAATTCTTACTTTGGAAATCGACAGGGCTCTCCGGCTGAATCATCCTCTATCCGCAATTATTTTTGACATTGATCATTTCAAGAAGATTAATGACAAGTTCGGGCATTTGGCCGGCGATCGCGTCATTCAGAGCCTGGCCCGGTTATTTAAATCTTCTGTACGAAAATATGATACCTTTGCCAGGTTTGGTGGAGATGAATTTCTGATTCTTCTACCCGATGCGGATGGGACGGCCGCTATGAAACTTTGTGAAAGGCTGAAAAGCTCGATCTCGAATGCCAAACTTCTTCCGGATGACTCCGCGGTTACCTGTAGTTTTGGAATTCATACTTTGTCCGAATCTGAAACCAAAAAAACGACTCCCGATGAATTTCTTCACCATGCAGATACCGCGTTATATGAATCCAAACAAAATGGAAGAAATAAAATAAGTTTTTCTCCAAACAATAAATTAAAAGGATTAATCATTAAAGATCAGAAAAATCGCAGGCCTGGGATTACACGAATCATCCCAAGGAACTCTTCTGACAGGTAG
- a CDS encoding aminotransferase class IV, translated as MNKNLVIYFNNRWVPLKSARVSPMDHGFLYGDGVFETIRSYHGRPFKLKDHLKRLVHSCRRIGLRFPQSPIKIQTIVEKTLARNKIKDGIIRIACSRGPGEIGLDPSLCPRSTFMIMAFPFNPPPESLYSKGLALKIVKTIRNHPGAIPNDIKSANFLNNILAKMEAKQSGADEGILLNDKGHIAEGTISNVFYIKHGVLVTPSLKSGILEGITRNIVIEIAKEIGVRVIEKLVKPKEFLMADECLITSTGYEIMPATKVNGKKIGNGKPGPLTKLLMNLFKEHVKCSS; from the coding sequence TTGAATAAAAACCTCGTCATCTATTTCAACAACCGGTGGGTTCCTTTAAAATCCGCCCGCGTTTCTCCGATGGACCATGGATTTCTTTACGGCGACGGGGTCTTTGAAACCATCCGGTCATACCATGGGCGGCCTTTTAAATTAAAAGATCACTTAAAAAGGCTCGTTCATTCCTGCCGCAGGATCGGATTGCGGTTTCCCCAATCTCCAATAAAAATTCAAACAATTGTCGAAAAAACTCTGGCAAGAAACAAAATTAAAGACGGGATCATCCGTATCGCCTGTTCTCGAGGTCCGGGTGAAATTGGACTAGACCCTTCCCTATGTCCCCGTTCTACTTTTATGATCATGGCGTTTCCGTTTAACCCTCCCCCTGAATCTCTTTATTCAAAAGGGCTTGCCCTGAAAATTGTCAAAACCATCCGGAACCATCCAGGAGCGATTCCGAACGATATCAAATCTGCCAATTTTTTAAACAATATTCTGGCAAAAATGGAAGCCAAACAAAGCGGAGCAGATGAAGGGATTCTATTAAATGACAAGGGGCATATCGCCGAAGGAACCATCAGTAATGTTTTTTATATCAAACACGGGGTCTTGGTCACTCCTTCTTTAAAATCAGGGATTTTAGAAGGAATCACCCGTAACATCGTGATTGAAATTGCAAAAGAGATTGGCGTTCGAGTCATTGAAAAACTCGTCAAGCCAAAAGAGTTCTTGATGGCGGATGAATGTTTGATCACGAGTACCGGCTATGAAATCATGCCCGCCACAAAAGTGAATGGGAAAAAGATCGGAAACGGCAAACCTGGTCCATTAACAAAACTTTTGATGAATCTTTTCAAAGAGCATGTTAAATGTTCCTCCTGA
- a CDS encoding anthranilate synthase component I family protein codes for MGFKFKPIVKVIPYESPFFCFKKIFRSPPGFLLESARENPITGRYSFLGSDPYLTFNAGKNTVVIQKKGGPAKILKGNPFLYLKPLIDRFNFSRPPGLPPFFGGAVGFFGYEMVRYFERLPFQPREGIGFPDCFLLFVDTIIVFDHLERTGKIIYCPSPEDLLEKDWESLEKTGQEKVFLYFERLKTSPKCPRVPCSAFQTPAISPSISKEAFQENVLKCKEYIRNGEIFQANLSQRFTVSEVGASPLSLYEVLKKINPAPFSSFLDAGDFQIVSSSPERLVNLFQGRLNTRPIAGTRPRGKNSLEDAGLTSDLIANEKERAEHLMLVDLERNDLGRVCEFGSVKVDELMGLESYSHVIHIVSNITGQIKKGKGWYDILKAVFPGGTITGAPKIRAMEIIEELEKVTRGPYTGSLGYISFSGDLDLNILIRTLFLTDGKGYIQTGAGIVADSDPEKEYEETIQKARALFNAMELKI; via the coding sequence ATGGGATTTAAATTTAAGCCTATTGTAAAAGTGATCCCTTACGAATCCCCATTTTTCTGCTTTAAGAAAATCTTTCGTTCCCCGCCCGGGTTTCTTCTTGAAAGCGCGCGGGAAAATCCGATCACAGGACGTTACTCTTTTCTGGGTTCCGACCCCTATCTGACATTTAACGCCGGGAAAAACACGGTCGTCATCCAAAAAAAAGGAGGCCCGGCCAAAATTTTAAAAGGTAACCCCTTTTTATATCTAAAGCCGCTAATCGACCGTTTTAATTTTTCAAGACCACCGGGTCTTCCTCCCTTTTTCGGAGGAGCGGTCGGCTTTTTTGGGTATGAGATGGTCCGTTATTTTGAGCGGCTTCCTTTCCAACCCAGGGAAGGGATCGGTTTCCCCGACTGTTTTCTTCTCTTTGTCGATACCATCATCGTATTTGACCACCTGGAGAGAACCGGGAAAATTATTTATTGTCCTTCACCCGAAGATTTATTAGAAAAAGATTGGGAAAGTCTCGAAAAAACCGGTCAGGAGAAAGTCTTCTTGTATTTTGAAAGACTAAAAACTTCCCCGAAATGCCCCCGCGTTCCATGCTCCGCATTCCAGACTCCCGCCATTTCTCCGTCCATTTCAAAAGAGGCGTTTCAAGAGAATGTGCTTAAGTGTAAAGAATATATTCGTAACGGAGAGATTTTCCAGGCCAATTTGTCACAACGTTTTACCGTTTCTGAAGTCGGCGCCTCCCCTCTCTCTCTTTATGAAGTCCTGAAAAAAATTAACCCGGCTCCGTTTTCATCTTTTTTGGATGCCGGGGACTTTCAAATCGTGAGTTCTTCCCCGGAAAGGCTGGTCAATCTCTTTCAAGGACGGCTTAATACCCGCCCGATCGCGGGAACCCGGCCCCGGGGAAAAAATTCTCTTGAAGATGCCGGGCTGACGTCCGACCTGATCGCCAATGAAAAAGAAAGAGCGGAACATCTCATGCTTGTTGACCTGGAAAGAAACGATCTTGGAAGGGTCTGCGAATTTGGATCGGTTAAAGTCGATGAATTAATGGGCCTTGAAAGCTACTCTCATGTCATCCATATTGTTTCAAATATTACCGGTCAAATAAAAAAGGGAAAAGGATGGTATGACATTTTAAAGGCGGTTTTTCCGGGAGGGACCATTACCGGCGCGCCTAAAATCAGAGCCATGGAAATTATTGAAGAATTAGAAAAGGTCACCCGGGGGCCTTATACCGGCTCCCTGGGCTATATCAGTTTTTCGGGGGACCTCGATTTAAACATCCTTATCCGCACCCTTTTTCTCACTGACGGCAAGGGCTATATTCAAACCGGCGCCGGAATCGTCGCGGATTCCGATCCTGAAAAGGAATATGAAGAAACAATCCAAAAGGCCCGGGCCCTCTTTAACGCAATGGAGCTTAAAATTTGA
- the pyrF gene encoding orotidine-5'-phosphate decarboxylase: protein MIPNEKIILALDVESGGEALEWVDRLKPFIEWFKIGSQLFLAEGPRIVDQVLRNGSKVFLDLKFYDIPHTVAKAGIEATRMGAGMFNVHALGGAEMMKTCIESSRNFAIQNNLPLPKILAVTLLTSHSKIMVETEMGLQGPLVYHSIRLAKLAKESGIEGVVTSALELPLLRKEFGKDFSYVVPGIRPAWAAHDDQKRVVTPEEALAHGASFLVIGRPVLTAEDPEKALQRIIQEISPTE, encoded by the coding sequence ATGATTCCCAACGAAAAAATCATTTTAGCCCTTGATGTTGAATCCGGCGGCGAAGCCCTTGAATGGGTCGATCGATTAAAACCCTTTATCGAATGGTTTAAAATCGGAAGCCAGCTCTTTCTCGCGGAAGGTCCCCGGATCGTCGATCAAGTCCTTCGGAACGGGTCGAAAGTTTTTTTAGATTTGAAGTTCTACGATATTCCACATACCGTCGCAAAAGCCGGAATTGAAGCAACCCGGATGGGTGCCGGGATGTTCAATGTCCACGCCCTTGGAGGGGCCGAAATGATGAAAACCTGCATAGAATCTTCCCGTAATTTTGCGATTCAAAATAACCTCCCTCTCCCCAAAATCCTGGCCGTTACGCTCCTCACGAGCCATAGCAAAATCATGGTCGAAACAGAAATGGGTCTTCAGGGCCCCCTCGTATACCATTCAATTCGGCTCGCCAAGCTCGCAAAGGAATCGGGGATCGAAGGTGTCGTTACCTCGGCGCTTGAGCTCCCCCTCTTAAGGAAAGAGTTTGGAAAAGATTTTTCTTATGTGGTCCCCGGAATCCGGCCCGCATGGGCCGCCCATGACGATCAAAAAAGAGTCGTAACACCCGAAGAAGCCCTTGCTCATGGGGCCAGTTTCCTAGTCATCGGCAGACCTGTTCTGACCGCTGAAGATCCCGAGAAGGCCCTTCAGAGGATCATTCAGGAAATTTCTCCCACAGAATAG
- a CDS encoding HEAT repeat domain-containing protein, whose product MTADPNKYSKNPSTPVLKDSDDGEDFSSQAVKSIGEVFKILVKALKNLKIYLPNNPVHQRFLKEFYAQLDTHLKNFGETVLTVGQYTLSYDDQVIYENMNRLDSLAFKLFVDGVRQMTLLEGMTDEESRELLEVLGKTYDAEYPDDDLVTLLWQRHFHHIKFQILEDYFSDSNESSLIPDLQAKAGFTNLIQSELKDSQELKDQTDASASHRPSISVETKGLQFSQVFRLTDDEIEKIKQEMKEEGDKDLILEMIGIIYSVLQVEKDSQFFSEMIGALTKNITQFSDQGDFVQVEKITRLFVLLKEQIPPLPENQLAILNEFIDSLAKPECLMNLEQHINSLDDKNIAALANFLGMLTLSAVPSIINILGKAKTRKTRKVLSDILVEFGKKDIGPIIKRLQGGEWFVIRNLVQIIGRIGNKQAIDSLRKLVQYPDERVRKEVVATLLMIGNEKENAREMMLQFLHDHDLAIRKQVIHVVQLNKNVKAVPVLIKMIGEEDFSSRDPEEKHLIFSALGKLGNDDLIPLLGSYLKPTFLYFVKRKKKEEKAICAVHALKHLETAKAVNLLTEAKKHPYRPVSDFAARALFEIQRANEKRELKRKNESE is encoded by the coding sequence GTGACAGCTGACCCGAATAAATATTCTAAAAACCCTTCCACGCCGGTTTTGAAGGACAGTGATGACGGTGAGGATTTTTCTTCTCAGGCAGTTAAATCTATCGGAGAGGTTTTTAAAATCCTTGTTAAAGCCCTCAAGAATTTAAAAATTTACCTTCCCAATAATCCCGTTCACCAACGGTTCTTAAAAGAGTTTTACGCGCAGCTGGATACCCATTTAAAAAACTTCGGAGAGACTGTTTTGACGGTCGGACAGTATACCCTGTCTTATGATGATCAGGTCATATACGAAAATATGAACCGGCTTGATAGTCTGGCTTTTAAATTGTTCGTGGACGGTGTTAGACAGATGACTTTATTAGAAGGGATGACCGATGAGGAATCAAGAGAACTTCTGGAGGTCTTGGGGAAAACCTATGACGCGGAATATCCCGATGATGACCTGGTGACCTTGCTGTGGCAGCGGCATTTTCATCATATTAAGTTTCAAATTCTTGAAGATTACTTTTCGGACTCGAATGAATCGTCTCTGATCCCCGATCTACAGGCTAAAGCGGGATTCACGAACCTTATCCAATCGGAATTAAAGGATTCGCAAGAGTTAAAAGATCAAACGGATGCCTCTGCAAGCCACCGTCCCTCGATCAGCGTGGAAACCAAAGGCCTTCAATTCAGTCAGGTTTTTAGGTTGACAGATGATGAGATCGAAAAAATAAAACAAGAAATGAAAGAGGAGGGGGACAAAGACCTGATCCTGGAAATGATTGGAATTATTTATTCTGTTCTTCAGGTCGAAAAAGATAGTCAGTTTTTCTCAGAGATGATCGGGGCCTTGACAAAGAACATCACTCAGTTTTCGGACCAGGGGGATTTTGTCCAGGTAGAAAAAATCACCCGGCTCTTTGTCTTGTTAAAAGAGCAAATTCCGCCCTTGCCTGAAAACCAATTGGCGATCTTAAACGAGTTCATTGATTCGCTCGCGAAGCCTGAATGTTTGATGAATCTGGAACAGCATATCAACAGCCTGGATGACAAAAATATAGCGGCTCTGGCAAATTTTTTAGGCATGTTAACCCTTTCGGCCGTTCCTTCCATTATTAATATTCTAGGAAAGGCTAAAACGAGGAAGACGCGGAAAGTATTGTCCGACATCCTTGTCGAATTTGGAAAAAAAGATATTGGACCGATCATTAAACGGCTTCAGGGAGGTGAATGGTTCGTCATCCGAAACCTGGTTCAGATCATCGGGCGGATCGGGAACAAACAGGCGATTGATTCTTTGAGAAAACTGGTTCAATACCCCGATGAAAGAGTTCGCAAAGAAGTGGTGGCCACTCTGCTAATGATCGGAAATGAAAAAGAAAACGCCAGGGAGATGATGCTCCAATTCTTACATGATCACGACCTGGCGATCCGGAAACAGGTTATTCATGTCGTTCAATTAAACAAAAATGTTAAAGCGGTGCCTGTTTTAATAAAAATGATCGGAGAAGAAGATTTTAGTTCCAGGGATCCGGAAGAAAAACATTTAATCTTTAGCGCATTGGGCAAATTAGGAAATGATGATTTAATTCCCCTGTTAGGAAGCTATTTAAAGCCGACATTTTTGTATTTTGTCAAAAGAAAAAAAAAGGAAGAAAAAGCGATCTGTGCGGTTCATGCCTTAAAACATTTAGAAACCGCGAAGGCTGTAAACCTGCTGACAGAAGCGAAAAAACACCCTTATAGGCCGGTGAGTGATTTTGCCGCCCGGGCGTTATTTGAAATTCAAAGGGCCAATGAAAAACGGGAGTTAAAAAGAAAAAATGAATCCGAATAG
- a CDS encoding HD-GYP domain-containing protein, with protein sequence MNPNSQTLSNESHYSKTVDAEFLNYGKQLVSQFNIILKMALIHQVQNSSFDTPISNLMKTFQFLFTIDDEIAINREADSLFLNEEKLKMDIETFNSFSSFIDALLKRNIGKIVFLNTATPQDIKTFVFIFNGIDLKKTETPFKDLEDSLIEAGLTAIKIEEYIEKKGADLSFNVNKGTREFVKKTYFNTVSAVNQVMESCKLNQAVSLKKTKRMVQSMVDLILQEESVLLGLTNLRCYDEYTYNHSVNVCVLSLGIGQRLGYDKIELSNLGMASLFHDIGKANVPIDLLNKPTDFNDEEWNVIRRHPVLGIRNIMRIKGLNELTIKVMYGSFEHHMNYDSSGYPKLAKKRKISLFGRIISTADCYDAMTSARVYNRTPIPPEKALQFMLKKSGTAFDPVLLKIFVNCVGIFPIGTLVLLNTHEIAVVFQIHPDSDKGDRPKVKIIVNSSGQEVDGEIIDLNETIGGTSEFKRSILRTIDSHKYKVDVSRFFL encoded by the coding sequence ATGAATCCGAATAGCCAGACTCTGTCAAATGAATCCCATTATTCCAAAACCGTTGACGCCGAATTTTTAAACTACGGGAAACAGTTGGTAAGCCAGTTTAATATCATTTTAAAAATGGCGTTGATTCATCAGGTCCAAAATTCCTCTTTTGACACTCCGATTTCCAATTTAATGAAAACTTTTCAATTTTTATTTACGATCGATGATGAGATCGCCATTAACCGGGAAGCCGACTCGTTGTTCCTGAATGAAGAAAAATTAAAAATGGATATTGAAACTTTTAATTCGTTTTCGAGTTTTATCGATGCCCTTTTAAAACGCAACATCGGGAAAATCGTGTTTTTGAATACGGCGACGCCTCAGGATATAAAAACTTTTGTTTTCATTTTTAATGGAATCGATTTGAAAAAAACCGAAACGCCCTTTAAAGATCTGGAAGACTCCCTTATCGAGGCCGGTTTAACAGCGATTAAAATTGAAGAATATATTGAAAAAAAAGGGGCCGATCTTTCTTTCAATGTGAATAAAGGAACCAGGGAGTTTGTAAAAAAAACCTATTTTAATACGGTCTCGGCAGTGAATCAGGTGATGGAGAGTTGTAAATTAAATCAAGCCGTGAGTTTGAAGAAAACGAAGAGAATGGTTCAATCCATGGTCGATTTGATTCTGCAGGAAGAATCTGTTTTATTGGGATTAACCAATCTTCGGTGTTATGACGAATACACTTACAATCATTCCGTCAATGTCTGTGTTTTAAGTTTGGGAATTGGACAAAGGCTGGGTTATGACAAGATTGAATTGTCGAATCTGGGGATGGCAAGCCTTTTTCATGATATCGGGAAAGCCAACGTTCCTATTGATCTCTTGAATAAACCGACAGATTTTAATGACGAAGAATGGAATGTGATTCGAAGGCATCCTGTTTTAGGGATTAGAAATATTATGAGGATCAAAGGGCTTAACGAATTAACCATAAAAGTGATGTATGGATCATTTGAACATCACATGAATTATGATAGTTCAGGTTACCCGAAACTGGCCAAGAAACGCAAAATTTCCCTTTTCGGGAGGATCATTTCCACCGCGGATTGTTATGACGCGATGACCTCGGCCAGAGTTTATAACCGTACGCCGATACCTCCTGAAAAAGCGCTTCAATTTATGCTGAAAAAGAGTGGGACGGCTTTCGATCCTGTTTTACTCAAAATTTTTGTCAATTGTGTTGGAATATTCCCTATTGGAACATTGGTGCTGCTGAACACCCATGAAATTGCGGTCGTTTTTCAGATTCATCCTGATTCCGACAAAGGGGACCGTCCGAAGGTGAAGATTATTGTCAATTCGTCAGGGCAGGAAGTCGACGGAGAGATCATTGACCTGAATGAAACAATTGGTGGAACTTCAGAGTTCAAACGAAGTATTCTGAGAACGATTGATTCTCACAAATATAAAGTGGATGTGAGCCGATTTTTTCTGTAA
- a CDS encoding Rrf2 family transcriptional regulator produces MLKLSKKIDYALIAMHYIAFMENDQVVNTKTIAEKYNIPLELLAKILQKLAKKGLVISHNGPKGGYILAKDPAEISVGEVIQAIEGPIGIAECYHDRDNPCSQKANCNIRTPLGVIQMSIINLLSGISLYQMHQETFGATFNTNHSNIVNSLIK; encoded by the coding sequence ATGCTTAAGTTATCAAAAAAAATAGATTACGCCCTAATCGCCATGCATTATATCGCGTTTATGGAAAATGATCAGGTGGTCAATACCAAAACGATTGCTGAAAAATACAATATCCCTTTAGAACTTCTCGCGAAAATTCTGCAGAAATTGGCAAAGAAAGGTTTGGTCATTAGTCATAATGGGCCAAAGGGAGGGTATATTTTAGCAAAAGACCCGGCCGAAATTTCCGTAGGAGAGGTGATTCAGGCCATTGAGGGGCCGATTGGAATTGCCGAGTGCTATCATGATCGTGATAACCCCTGTTCTCAAAAGGCCAATTGTAATATTCGTACCCCCCTGGGCGTCATTCAAATGAGTATCATTAATTTATTGAGTGGCATTTCATTGTATCAGATGCATCAGGAAACCTTTGGTGCAACCTTCAATACTAACCATTCGAACATTGTTAATTCTTTAATCAAGTAA
- a CDS encoding IscS subfamily cysteine desulfurase has protein sequence MKTPIFMDNHSTTPVDPRVLEAMIPYFTEKFGNAASRNHLFGWEAEKAVENARNDIASLIHADPKEIIFTSGATESNNLALKGVAEMYREKGGHIISSATEHRSVLDTVRRLEKSGMKVTLVPVDSQGIVHPEEILKAITDKTILISVMLVNNEIGTINPVAEIGKLAKEKGIIFHCDATQGVGKIPVDVEAMKIDLMSFTAHKIYGPKGVGALYVRRKNPRVRLAPQMDGGGHERGMRSGTLNVPGIVGFGKACQICNEVMPEESARIKRLRDKLQDGIMGALDFVHLNGHPTLRIPNNLNISFAYVEGESLLMGLNKIALSSGSACTTATLEPSYVLRALGVGHDLAHSSIRFGIGRFNTEEEVDEVAKRTIEAVRRLREMSPLYEMALEGVDLTKVQWTQH, from the coding sequence TTGAAAACGCCGATTTTTATGGATAATCATTCGACAACCCCGGTTGACCCAAGGGTACTGGAGGCGATGATTCCTTATTTTACGGAAAAATTCGGAAATGCCGCGAGTCGGAATCACCTTTTTGGATGGGAAGCCGAAAAAGCCGTTGAGAATGCAAGAAATGATATTGCCAGTCTGATTCATGCTGACCCCAAAGAGATCATTTTTACCAGCGGCGCCACAGAATCAAACAATCTTGCCTTAAAAGGCGTCGCTGAAATGTACCGTGAAAAGGGAGGCCATATCATCAGCTCTGCGACTGAGCATCGCTCTGTTCTTGATACCGTGCGGCGTCTTGAAAAATCGGGCATGAAGGTCACGCTGGTTCCCGTCGATTCCCAGGGTATTGTTCATCCGGAAGAGATTCTAAAAGCGATTACGGATAAGACGATTTTGATTTCTGTGATGCTGGTCAATAATGAAATCGGCACCATTAATCCGGTTGCGGAAATCGGAAAATTAGCCAAAGAAAAGGGAATTATTTTCCATTGTGATGCCACTCAGGGCGTTGGGAAAATCCCTGTCGATGTCGAAGCGATGAAAATTGATTTAATGTCTTTTACCGCCCATAAGATTTACGGTCCGAAAGGCGTTGGCGCTTTATATGTGAGAAGAAAAAACCCGAGAGTCCGGCTGGCTCCCCAGATGGACGGGGGCGGGCACGAAAGAGGGATGCGATCCGGGACTTTGAATGTTCCCGGGATTGTCGGGTTTGGCAAGGCCTGTCAAATTTGCAACGAGGTCATGCCCGAAGAATCCGCCAGAATCAAACGTTTGAGAGATAAATTGCAGGATGGGATCATGGGAGCGCTCGATTTTGTCCATTTAAACGGACACCCCACGCTGAGAATTCCTAACAACCTCAATATCAGTTTCGCCTATGTGGAAGGAGAATCTCTGCTCATGGGATTAAATAAGATCGCCCTTTCTTCGGGATCCGCCTGTACGACGGCCACCCTTGAACCCTCTTATGTGTTGCGGGCGCTTGGCGTGGGACATGATTTAGCCCATTCCTCGATTCGTTTTGGAATAGGACGTTTTAACACCGAAGAAGAAGTGGATGAAGTGGCAAAAAGAACCATAGAGGCCGTAAGACGGTTACGGGAAATGTCTCCCCTCTATGAAATGGCGTTAGAGGGCGTTGATTTAACAAAAGTACAATGGACCCAACATTAG
- the iscU gene encoding Fe-S cluster assembly scaffold IscU → MSYSEKVIDHYNNPRNLGSFDKKDKNIGTGIVGAPECGDVMKLQIKVNEEGVIEDARFKTFGCGSAIASSSLATEWVKGKTIDEALQIKNTDIVNELNLPPVKIHCSVLAEDAIKAALSDYKKKAEEQASVGAEKK, encoded by the coding sequence ATGTCCTATAGCGAAAAGGTCATCGATCATTACAATAACCCAAGAAACCTCGGCAGTTTTGATAAAAAGGATAAAAATATCGGAACGGGGATTGTTGGCGCTCCTGAATGCGGTGATGTCATGAAACTGCAGATCAAAGTCAATGAGGAAGGGGTTATTGAAGATGCCCGTTTTAAGACCTTTGGCTGTGGAAGCGCGATTGCCAGTTCAAGCCTCGCGACTGAATGGGTCAAAGGAAAGACGATTGATGAGGCGTTGCAAATTAAAAATACCGATATCGTGAACGAGCTTAATCTGCCTCCTGTGAAAATCCATTGTTCGGTTTTGGCTGAAGACGCCATTAAAGCGGCCCTTTCGGACTATAAGAAAAAAGCGGAAGAGCAGGCATCGGTCGGCGCAGAAAAAAAATAG
- the hscB gene encoding Fe-S protein assembly co-chaperone HscB has protein sequence MNDQICWYCQSGVKDYFCVKCGRIQPIPACDDFFSYLGLERKLNLNAPKLERRFHTLSRLFHPDFFQRKSPEEQEVSLENSSVLNKAYRTLRDPISRLEYLIQLEKGDTGGIRAKAPPDLLEEVLELQEKLGEIRGLKQEGNLYLLENARGELRTELKSLENRLLKLEGRMIQLSGQWDDLPLPGTSRGGFVEGGPQDQEIRGGGEDAETRRRKGEILSEFRNILSHRTYIMNITEDIKKELS, from the coding sequence ATGAATGATCAGATTTGTTGGTATTGTCAATCCGGGGTAAAGGATTATTTTTGCGTTAAATGCGGACGCATTCAGCCTATTCCCGCCTGTGACGATTTTTTTTCCTATCTGGGTCTGGAGCGAAAGCTCAATTTAAACGCTCCAAAGCTTGAAAGGCGATTCCATACGCTAAGCCGTCTGTTTCATCCCGATTTTTTTCAAAGAAAATCTCCCGAGGAACAGGAGGTTAGTCTGGAAAATTCTTCAGTTTTAAATAAAGCCTACCGGACATTAAGGGATCCTATATCAAGACTTGAATACCTGATACAGCTTGAAAAAGGGGATACCGGAGGGATTCGCGCCAAAGCTCCCCCCGATTTGCTTGAAGAGGTTCTGGAATTACAGGAAAAGCTTGGAGAGATCCGTGGTTTGAAGCAAGAAGGAAATCTTTATTTACTTGAAAATGCAAGAGGCGAGCTTAGAACAGAGCTCAAAAGTCTTGAAAACAGATTATTAAAACTTGAAGGCCGGATGATTCAATTGTCCGGTCAATGGGACGACTTGCCCCTTCCGGGGACGTCCCGCGGCGGTTTTGTTGAAGGCGGGCCGCAAGACCAGGAAATCAGGGGGGGGGGAGAAGACGCGGAAACGCGGCGTCGGAAGGGGGAAATACTTTCGGAATTTAGAAATATTCTTTCTCATCGGACGTATATTATGAATATTACCGAAGATATTAAAAAGGAACTATCCTGA